TTGGTGTAGATAGGATGGCATGTGCTTGGCTGATTAGAAAATGTATTGATTCGGATGCGGAATTTTTATTTATACCTGTAGGTCATAAGCCCTTACCCGAGGGTGCTGAACCGTTTGATATACCGGGAGTTCGACTTACCCATCGTAGAGGTCATTGTACATTCCATACGATGCTAAAAGAATTTGAAATTAAAGACCCCGTTTTGGAACGTATCGCACGGATTGTAGATGAAGCAGATACAGTGCAGGAAGCATTTTTAGAGCCTGTAGCACCGGGTTTAGATTTTATTTGTGATGGAATCCGTATGACCTCCCCCGATGATTTAACTGCTTTAGATAGAGGTGGGTTGATTTTTGAAGCTTTATATTCACGAATATCATCGGAAAAAGAGCAATAAAAAAGAACCGACTTCATCGGTTCATTATTAGAGCAAACACTATTCCTTCGAAGTATGCCCTTTCATTCGCTTTTACGCTGCTCTGTCTTCTATAATGTAAAATAAACTTGACACAGTGTATGCTAAGTGTTACTTTGTGTATATAAAGTTTTACTTGAACTAATGCTTAACAGATGGGGGAGAGGAAGGCATGTCCTTTCAGGAAAAAAGAAATATTGTATCTCTAATTACCACCTTACTGATTTTACCGCTCTACTGTATGTATGTTTTTCAAAGATACCAGGAAAGAAGCTTTAATTCGGCAGATGAACTCAGCTTCTGGGGAGCATTCATCTTAATTCTGATCCCGGTGTCGATTGCAGCCAAAATCATCATTCATATCGTATTCAGCACTATCAATACAATAGCAACCAAAGAGAAAGAGCCTTCAATTACGGATGAATTCGACAAGGTGATTGGATTGAAAGCAACAAGAAATTCCCATTATGTGTTTATGATAGGCTTTCTTCTGTCAATGGTTCCACTGGTTATGAATATGCCGCCCTATGTCATGTTCATCATTCTTATTGCCTCAGGGTTCGTGTCAGAGGTGGTCGGGACCGTAACGCAGCTCTATCTTTACCGGAGAGGAGTCTAAGATGGGCAGATGTCTTATTCGCAACAATATTCGGGCCTTACGGTTCAATCATGATGAAATGACCCAGCAGCAGCTGGCTGATAAAGCGGGTGTGACGCGGCAGACGATCGTAGCGATCGAAAAAGGCAATTACTCCCCATCTCTGGAATTGGCTTTTCGCATTGCCCGCGTGTTCAACCTGCCTTTGGAAGAGGTCTTCTCTTTTGAGGACAGTTAATGGTGAACAATTATTTTTAAGCTTAAAAAGTACGATTACGGGGAGAGGTGCTTATGAAAGCAATTGTGTTCACCAAATATGGACCGCCGGATCAGCGCAAAGAGCTGGAAAAGCCTGCTCCCAGGGATAATGAAATACTGATTAGAGTTCGTGCCACAGCAGTATCATGAAGGAAAAGGCTGGAGATCAAGTTTTCTTCAAGGAGCTTATTGAGGCAGGGAAAATAAAATCCGTCATAGATAGAAGCTATCCGCTGGAACAAATAGCTGAGGCCCACCGGTATGTAGATATTGGACACAAAAGAGGGAATGTCGTGATAACGGTGTAACATGAAAAGGTTATATTTCTAACAACAACCCGAATTCGTCGAATAACCCTTTGATTCCAGTATCTGTTACGCGCACAGCTCGGCCATCAGGTAAATACTCGATCCAACCAAGCTTAAATAGTCGGCTTGTAAGTGCTGATCCCAAGCTTCCGGCTAAATGGTGCCGACGTTCGCTCCAGTCCAAACATTGACGTGCAAAATAACGACGTCTTGTTGGACTTCCTTCGATTTCAACTCCAAGCTCTTGCAATCTCTTCTTTCCTTCTGCACTCAAAATGAAATCTTTGTTGCCTGATTTCTCAATACACCTTAATTCGAGTAGTCTATCTGTTAGAGCACACCCAAGCTTACCTGCCAGATGATCATAGCAGGTACGAGCAATTCGCAATGCTTTTACCTGCTCCGATTCTCGTAATGACCGAACCGGTCTTGGAGGTGCAATGGTTTGAAGTGCCTCGAGTGCGTGCCCAACGTCGCTGTTAGCCAGCCGGAAATATTTATGACGACCGTACGACTCATGGATGAGTAGACCGCCTTTGACCATTTTGGCAAGGTGCGAACTGGCCGTCTGGGGTGTAATTCGAGCCGTGCGGGCTAACTCGCTGGCAGGTAAAGCTTTTCCTCCTAGAAGGCTTACAAGAATAGCTAAGCGGGATGGATCTGCGATAAGAGATGCAACCTCCGCAATATTAGGGCTTGAAGTCATACTCCTAAACCTCCTATAGAGCTTTTGTTTAATTCTTTCTAAATCATGCGCTCTTTATAACATTCATATTTCGATCATAATCGAATAGTAAGTATGTTACAATCGACTTCTAATAATTAAGTGGTCGAGGAGAAAAAACATGAACCCTGTTTTTTATGGAATACTGGTTCTACTTACCACTTCCCTTATGGGATCTTCCTTTGCTGTCGGGAAAATGGGTCTAGCGTACATCTCACCGTTTCTTCTGGCCGGACTTCGCTTTACGACAGCAGGAATTCTCATGGCCCTGTGGGTAAGGAAAAACCGCTTTCCTGCCTCTATGCATGATTGGAGCAAAGTGGTTCTTGTGGGGCTCTTTCAGACAGCGGGAGTAATGGGATGTATCTTTTTAAGCTTGCGTACGATTACAGCGGGGGAGTCATCTATATTAACTTTTGTTAATCCGCTCCTTGTTGTTATATTGGGAACATGGTTTCTCGGAACGAGATATCAACTATCCCAATGGATAGGGGTCTTTATTGGTTTTTTGGGTGTCGTTATAACCCTTGGATTCCATCTGCAAATGAAAACCGGGACTTTGCTGGGGCTGGGATCGGCGCTCTCCTGGTCAATTGCCACAATCCTGGTGAAAAGATGGGGCTCGCAGTTTGATATATGGGTGTTAACGGCTTACCAGATGCTGTTTGGAGGTCTGCTCTTGTTATTCATGAGTGTAACGATGGAATCTCCGACCTTAATAATTAACGCTGAGTCTATATGGATTGTTCTGTATCTGGCAATTATGGGCTCCATTGTACAGTTTGCGGCATGGTATTACTTGCTAAAACAAGGGGATCCCGGAAAAACAAGTGCATTTTTATTTTTGGCACCGTTTTTTGGTGTTTTGTCCGGTTGGGCCATACTTGGAGAAGTCGTCCAATGGTATGTATATATAGGAGGTTTCTTCATTTGTATCGGACTTTTTTTGGTCAACTGGACTTCTGCAGACAAGAAGCTTTCACAAAGATAAAAGATCATTACGGCATATGTAGCCGTTCGCGCGGCGATGTGTTTGTTACCGCAAGTCGGGGTCGATCGGGGTCGAGAGAGGAAATGCGCCAGCGTAGTTACATAGAGAGCTATTGCGTGTTTTTTGGTGAAGTTGGATAAGATATGAAAAAGTAACAAATTTACATAAGCAAGGAGACATCACCATGGATGCCTTTAAACCGTTAACCTTACCCGAGGAATCCCCGCCTCCGCATGCAATAGAATGTCAACGTTGTGAGCTCTCGAAGCAGCGGCAGCGGGTGATATGGGGCGAAGGCAACCCGGATGCGCCGGTTTTCATCCTGCTTGATAACCCTGGTGCCAGGGAAGACAGGGAAGGCCATCCTTTTGTCTGCGGCACCCGGGAAACGCTCCAGCACGGATTATTGGAGGTAGGCATTGCCATTAAATCGGTGTATGTAAGCTACCTGCTGAAGTGCCGACCGGTGCGGACGTATGATAAGCCGCTGGCCAGAGAACAATGCTTCCCTCATTTGCAGCTGCAGCTCGGTCAGAAGAAGCCTCATTTGCTGTTAGGATTAGGCAATACGGTAGCCCAGTCATTGTTCTCAAGCAATGCAGCGGATGTGAAAGGGCTTAGAGGAAGGTGGCACTCTATCCAAGGGATACCCGCAGCTTTCTCCTATCACCCCTTGGCCGTACGCCGAAGACCTGCATTTTTGAAATTCTTCATTGAAGATCTGAGGCTCGTTTCCGAAAAAATCCAGACTTTTACATAATTTTTCCACCCTAATTCGTGTGCGCACGATTGCCGCGCGTAGTGTACAATTAACTATGGAACGGTCAATAAAAATCGGTAAGCTGATTAGGAGCTGTAGAAATGTCGAAAGAGGAAATTATTTTAACCCGAGAGGGATTTGCTAAATTAGAGCTTGAGCTGGAGGATCTTAAAACAGTCAAACGCAAAGAGCTGGCCAGCCGTCTGAAGACAGCGATCAGCTATGGCGATCTCAAGGAAAACAGCGAATATCATTCCGCGAAGAATGATCAGTCGTTTATGGAAACAAGAATTCTTACCCTGACAAGAATGTTGAAAAATGCTCAAGTCGTTGACAGCGTGGATCTGACAAAGGTTCAAATCGGTTCCATTGTTGTGCTCAATGACATAGAGTTTCAAGAGAAGATCGAATACCGGATCGTTGGACCTGCCGAAGCGGATGTTCTTGAAGATAAAATTTCCTATGAGAGCCCGCTGGGGAAAGCGCTTCTGGATAAGGCGGTTGGTGATATTATCCGCGTTGATGCACCTATGGGAGTAATTAAATATGAGCTTCTTGAAATAAGAGCTGTATAATAGTCACTGATTTAAGGACGTCCTCCATCTAGCCGTTAAGGCAAGCTGGGGGCGTTTTGTTCGGTTACGGGCATGTAATTTTTGGTTCAAAGCGGTTTATGTTCAAAGTGTTAAATCTGTGTTAGCATATATATCATGAACAGGTCTGCTCGTTGGAAGGGACCTATAAGGAATGAATTTTCAGCAGGAGCCGATCCCGGGATGCGAAATTTCGTCAAAAATGAAGGACTACAGATGTTCATAATCGCCTTGGCTACGGCCATTGGCGCTGAATTCAAGCTTAATCCCTTCACCGGCGATTTCTTCCGGATTGGCCTCGGTGTCAGTATATATCTGTTTTTTTTATTATTCATGCGTCACTTATCCTATATAAAAACCGGGATCATCACGGGAATAGTCAGTGTGGCCTTTCAATCCGGGGAATGGATGCTCCAGACGGGCTCATATTCTGTCTTTGCAGCCGTGCAAAATAATCTGGCAGCCGGGTTTTACTATGTTGTTTTTGCTATTGCACTTAGCAGGATAAGGCGAAGAATGAACGTATACCATCCGCTTCTGTTAGGCGCGATTGTTTCTGCGATCGATTTTGCTTCCAATGTCACGGAGCTCTTGGTCAGAGGGGTGCTGGTCGGCACAAATGCGCTTTCTCCTCATGAGTTGGTTCAGTTGATAACCATTGCGGTTGTGCGAAGTTATTTTGTAATCGGGGTCTGCAGCAGCATTTCAATAAGTCAAATGCGACTCCTTCACGCCGAGCAGGAAAAGCGGATGGAGCAGATGTTAAACGTCGGAGCGGGATTATACGGGGAAACCTTTTATTTAAGAAAATCAATGGATACGATCGAGTCCATTACTGCAAACAGCTTCGATCTATATCGTAAATTAAAGGAAGACAGTCTGAACGATTACGGCGGACAGGCGTTAGTGATTGCTCAGCAAATCCATGAGGTGAAGAAAGATTCGCAGCGTATTCTGGCGGGCTTGTTGAAGTTATATGACAGTGAAGTCATTGTTGATATGAATCTACCTGAGATCCTCAACTTTGTCGTAAAAGGAAACCAGGAATACAGCCGGATGCTGAACAAGAAGATTGTTTTTGAAAAAGAAGCGGAAGCAAATTTCCTGACTCCCCACTTTATTCCCCTACTAACGGTGCTTAACAATTTGGTATCGAACGCCGTGGAAGCTATCCAGAAATACGGAACGATAAAGATACATGTTTTTGAACAAAACAATGAAATTTTATTTGTTGTCTCGGACTCCGGAAAAGGCATACCGGAGCAGGACCGCGATCTTATCTTTGAACCGGGCTTCACGACCAAATTTAATGAGGAAGGGATTGCGGCGACTGGGATCGGCCTCTCTCATGTAAGGGATATTGTTCATTCCTTGAACGGTGAGATCTTCGTAGAGCCGCACGGGATAGCACGCGGAACCCGATTTACCGTCCGTATCCCGTTTACCGGTTTACAAAAAGGAGGAGAATCCGATGTCGCTTTCTTTCATAATCGTGGATGACGATCCGGTAAGCAGACGCATGCTGCAAAATATTATTGAAAATTGCGGTCTCGGCGAGGTTGCGGAAATGGCGGAAGGCGGGTCGGAGGGGGTCCGGGTCATTCTTGAAAAGAATCCGGATATCGTGTTGATTGATTTATTAATGCCCGATCAGGATGGCATCGAGACCATAACGCAATTGAAGCATCAAGGGTACAATGGAAAATTTATTATGATTTCGCAAATTGAAAATAAAGAAATGGTTGGACAAGCCTACCAGAAGGGGATCGAGTTCTTTATCCATAAGCCAATAAACCGTCTGGAAGTGGAAGCCGTATTGGCGAAAGTGAACGAGCGGCGGAAATACGAGCGCCATATACTTGAAATCAAGCAATCTTTGGCGAAATTCGATATCTTGGAAGCGACCTTGGGCCGGACGGAAAGAGCCCCGCGTGATTGCATCAAGCCGATCTTATTGGACTTGGGAATCATCGGTGAGATCGGCAGCAAAGATATCATTGCCATAATGGAATATTTGATCGGGCACGGGGGGGCCAGAGACTTCCCGCCGCTGAAGGAATTATATGAAGCGGTCGCGCGAACCTATAAGCAAGGCAAGAGCGATATTGACAAAGAGAGTAAAGCGGTCGAGCAGCGAATTCGGCGTACCGTCATGGCCGCGCTAATAAACTTAGCCTCGCTAGGTTTAACGGATTACTGTAATCCCAAATTTGAATATTACGCACCGCTTTACTTTGATTTTCAAGATGTAAGGTTGAAGATGAAAGCTATGGATGAAGAGTTGAAGCCCGAGAAAGGAAAGGTAAACATTAAGAAGTTTTTGCATGTTTTTTATATGGAAGTACTGGAAAAAATGAAAGGCTGAACATAACAACAATAAAGACGCCCTTTACTGAAAGGTCGTCTTTGTTGTGTGATAGGTTATATTTGTCAAGGTTGACCGAACGTTCGCTGCTGCCTCTTCATTTGTCAGAATAACCAGGTAGTCACCGGAACGAAGAAATGTTTCTCCGGTTGGAATAAGTTCTGTATCTGCCCGTTTTATTCCGACGATCAGACAGTGAGCAGGCCACCGAAAATCTTTTATCCGTTTGCCTTCCAGCTCTGAAGCCATATGGACCGGAAATTCCAATAACATTTTCACCCCCCTTTGGGAAACGATAGTAGCACCCCTCTTTAGTAAGAGTCGTTCCAAAAGTTCTTCATAAATGGGCTTGGAGTGGAATAATTCGACGACAATGTATGCCGTGAAGCAGACAACTCCGGCGGGGAGCAGGTTTGAGAACGATCCTGTCATTTCGGTAATGAGAATAATGCCTGTGATGGGCGCCTTGACAACGGCGGTGAAATATCCGGCCATTGCCAGTAAGATGAAGGCCCCCATATCGACGTGTCTATAACCGAGAACGTCATGAATCAATTTGAAATAAATAGCCCCGATCAGAGCTCCGGCAACAAGCATGGGCAAAAATATGCCTCCGGGAGCGGATGAGCCGTAACTGATCATCGTAAACATAAATTTCACGAGTAAAAGAATACCCAGAAACGTCAAAGTAAAGCTGCCCGCAAAAAGCGTATCTACAAGCTCGTTCCCTCCGCCGAGAACCTCCGGCAGGGTGAATCCAAGAACGCCTGCAAGCAGGAATGGGACAACGGGTCTCATTGCTGCAGGAACCCACCGCTGATACTGATAGAGATCCTGCGTCATAAACAGCGCTCTATTAAAGACAATGCCCAGAGCACCGGTTAACGCTCCCAGGACGATGATAAAGGCATAGTTGTATAACGGGACTGAAGCGATGTCGCCAAAATGGAATAGCGGGCCCAGACCAAAAAAAACATTTGAAATAAAGCCGGCAGCAAGCGAAGAAGCGAGCGCGCTAATCATAACCAGCGGCGAAAAATTCGCATGCATTTCCTCCAGCGCAAAAATGACGCCGGCAATAGGCGCATTAAACGCTGCAGACAGACCTGCGCTGGCTTCGCAAGTGATCATGAAGTTTTCCTCGGTTTTCACTTTTTTGAAGATCCGGCTGAAACCTTGGCCCAGAGCGGCACCGATTTGAATCGACGGCCCTTCTCTTCCCAGAGATAAGCCTGCCCCGATGCATATGGCTCCGCCAATACATTTGCCGATGATCGTTTTCCACCAGGTCATATCGATCAGGCTGTGCAGAACGCCTTTCACTTGGGGGATTCCGCTTCCGGAAATGATCGGGTGTCTCTTCACGATTAATCCGGTAATCCAACCTCCGACAGCCAACACAACAAACCAGACCGGAATGAAAGCAGGATGCTTCAACTGCCAACGATACGCTGATTGTACCGTATTTAGCGAATAGGCAAGAATAAACCGGTACAGGGCGACAACGAGTCCGGTAGATAACCCGATGATCATTCCTTGCACAATCAGTTTATATTTAAAATTTATCCAAGAGGACAAAGTGTTTACGGTATTATTACGGTTGATATAGATTCCCCCTTGCTGATAAAACGTTCGTATTCTCCTACTATATTCGATTTCCGTGTCATTCATTATCCGGAAACATTATAAAATGCAAAACGCTGCCCGGCTTCAAAGCCGGATTGCATTTGTGCCACCCGACACGACCCCATCGTCCGTCCTCCCGCAGAATCTCTAACACAGTGTTTACTTCTGTTCCGATGTGAAATTTCCGTTTCTTCTCAATGTTCTTATTGTAGCTTATTTTTTTCGATTGTGTTTCGAACCTTACGTGTCGATTATACAATCACATCCAAAATTCTCATGTCGGACAAGCTGGCGGCATTTTTTGGCGCGTGAGAGGTTCGGAGCGAGTCAAATGTTAGGTATTCTAACTTTACAATATTGTCACCTGATATGTAAGCGAATGCATTTCTGATATTCAAAACAAAATTCTTCCTGCAGTTTTTCATTGTTAATTATATTCTCATGCAATGTTATTTATTTTTTGTCGGATTCTGTAGGTTGCTGTAGTGAAAGGGATACTATCAAAGCATCGATTGAACGAGTTTCACAAAATTAAAGGAAACGGGGCTATTATATGAAGAAATTGGGTCTAATCTTACTTGCGGCTGTTATTGCATTAACGCTGAGTGCTTGCGGCAATAAAGGAACCGCTGAAACAAGCTCGGCAGGGACTGCTCAGGCGGGAGATGCGAAAAAAGAGCTTGTAACATACACCTTTGGCACCGACGCGACATACCCTCCTTTCGAATTTGAAAAGGATGGCAAGTACATCGGCATCGACATTGATCTGATTAACGCAATTGGCGCAGAAGAGGGCTTTCAGGTAGATCTGAAACCGATGGACTTTAAAGCCATTATTCCGGCGATCACGGCGGGCCAATTGGACGGCGCGGTAGCGGGAATCAGTATTACAGACGAGCGCAAGCAGGTCGTCGGTCTGTCGGACCCGTATTATAAAGCAGGACTTTCGCTTGTCGTTCGCTCTGATAATACAACTATTAAGGGCCCGGAAGATTTGAAGGGGAAAATGATTGCGATCAAAAAAGGCACGTCCGGCGCGAAGAAGGCGGAGGAGCTGGCGAAACAATACGGCGCGCAAATCAGATATTTTGACGACAGCCCGACGATGTTCCAGGAAGTAGTCAATAAAAACGCCGATGTAACGTTGGAAGATTACCCGGTTATATCCTACAAGATTGCAGTGGATCCGAACGCTAATCTGAAAATCGTGGGCGATCGGCTCAACGGGGACTATTACGGAATTGCGGTCGGCAAAGATAACGAAGAGCTGCTGAAGAAAATAAATGATGGACTCAAAAAGCTTAAAGAAAACGGGAAGTATGATGAAATTGTCGAGAAATACGTTGGAAAAGCCGCACAATAGCAGCATATCGGAGGCGGAGCGGCAGGGCTGCTCCGCCGCCTATTGCACACATGAACACAAGGAATACTGATGAAGGGATGGTGAAGAGGTTGCATTTTACGCCGCAGGTTATTGTGGATGCATTACCCGTATTGCTGCAGGGTGTTCTGATTACGCTGAAGATTGCGTCCATTTCGTTATGCATTGCCTTTGTTATCGGCTTGATCGCTGGACTGATGAATACGTCCAGGAACAAGTTCCTGCGGGGAGCCGCTACGGCTTATGTCGATATTATCAGGGGGACGCCGCTCCTGGTTCAAATCTTTTTTATTTATTTGGGCCTGCCTGCTTTTCTGGATATTCGGCTATCTCCGGAGGTCGCGGGCATTGCGGCAGTAAGCTTGAATGCAGGCGCCTATATTGCAGAGGTTGTTCGCGGAGGCATTAAATCCATAAGCAAAGGCCAGGTGGAAGCGGCCAGGTCGCTTGGGTTAAGCCGGTTTTTGACGATGAGGCTGGTCATTCTCCCCCAAGCTTTACGTCGTATGATACCCGCATTTATGAATCAGTTTATTATTAGTATAAAAGATACTTCCCTGTTATCCGTCATTGGAATTCAGGAGCTGACGCAGAGCGGAGAAATTATTATTTCTTCGAACTTTCGCGCGTTTGAAATTTGGGGTGCAGTCGGTGTCTTCTATTTCATAATAATCTATGCGCTAACCCAGTTATCCCGTCTGCTTGAGAGGAGGTACGAGCTGAAATGATTAGCGTGCAAAACCTGAAAAAGAATTTCGGTTCGCTAGAAGTGCTGAAGGATATATCAACAACGGTGGAGGAGAAAGAGGTCGTTTGCGTTATCGGACCGTCCGGTTCGGGTAAAAGTACCTTCCTGAGGTGTTTGAACCTTCTTGAGGATGTGACCTCCGGGACAATTGTGATCGGAGATGCAGAGGTCACTTCACCGAAAACAAATATCGACCAGCTGCGTCAGAATGTAGGCATGGTATTCCAGCAGTTTAATTTATTCCCGCACTTGACCGTACTCGAAAACATTATGCTCGCGCCAAAATACGTGAAGAAGATGGACAAAAAGCTTAATGAGCAGCAAGCGATGGAGCTGCTGCGTAAGGTAGGCCTCGAAGGGAAAAGAGATGAATACCCCGAGCGTTTGTCGGGCGGTCAACAGCAGCGTGCGGCTATTGCCAGGGCGCTTGCGATGAATCCTCGCGTGATGCTGTTCGACGAACCGACATCGGCGCTCGATCCCGAGATGGTGGGTGAAGTTCTGCAGGTGATGAAGCGGCTGGCCCATGAAGGGATAACGATGATCGTCGTCACTCATGAAATGGGCTTCGCCCGTGAAGTGGCAGACCGTGTCATTTTCATGGATGGGGGATATATTATTGAAGAAGGGCCTCCTTCCGGGATATTTGATTCCCCGAAGCATGAACGCACAAAAGCATTTCTCGGCAAAATCCTGTAGATGGAATGAGAAGAAGGCGTGTATATGAAGAAAATACTTCTATTGACCACAGGCGGCACCATCGCCTCGGTATCCGGGAAAGACGGACTGGCTCCGGGAATTACGGATGAAGAAATCGTTAAGTATTTGCCGGAGCTGGGTTCAATGTATAAGGTTGAAAGTAAAACGGTGATGGAGATTGACAGCACGAATATGCAGCCCGAGAACTGGGTGACTTTAGCTGAGGCTGTCTTCGAAAACTACGGCCGTTATGACGGATTTGTCATCACGCATGGCACCGATACGATGGGATATACATCCGCGGCGCTTTCTTATATGCTGCAAAATTTGGCCAAACCGGTTGTCATTACAGGCTCCCAGGTTCCTATTGACTATGCAAACACCGACGCCAGAAAAAACATTGCCGACGCCGCCCGATTTGCTTGTGAAGCAGCCGGTGGCGTATTTATCGTTTTCAACGGTAAAGTGATTAACGGGACCAGAGCTGTGAAAATGAGAACCCGAAGCTACGATGCCTTTAGAAGTATTAATCACCCATATATTGCTTATATTGAAGATGACGCGGTAACATACTGCAAGCCTTTATTACAAGAACATAGCAATAGGGTTAAGCTGGATACTGCTCTATGCACCGATGTTTTTCTGTTAAAGCTGCATCCGGGAACGAAACCGGAGCTCTTCGATTTTCTTAAACAGCAGTACAAAGGCGTTATAATTGAAGGCTTCGGGCTGGGCGGAGTCCCGTTCCAAGGCAGAAACCTCGTCCCCAAGATCAATGAGCTGATTGATGCGGGAGTAGCTGTCGTAATCGCTACCCAATGTCTTGAGGAAGGCGGGGACCTTACTGTTTATGAAGTAGGGCGGAAAGTGAACGGGGAGCTCATTATTTCCTCCAAGGATATGAATAAAGAAGCGGTCGTGCCCAAATTGATGTGGGCGCTCGGAAAGAGCACCGATCTGAGGATGATAAAGACCTTAATGGAAACGCCGATTGCAGGCGACAGGAACCTTTAGATTGACAGCTGCCACACCTGTAACTATAATAATTACAGGATACAAACTTTAATTTGACAGGAGGCAGCAGTCGTGAGCTTAACGATTCAAGTTTACACTGATTTCGTATGTCCGTTTTGTTATTTGGGCAAGAAGCCGCTCGAGGACGCCATTGCGGGTAAAGATGTCCAAATCGAGTGGATGCCGTTCGAGCTGCGGCCTTATCCGAACCCGCCGATCGATCCGTGGTCGGACCCTTCCAAATTGGCCGGCTGGGAGCAGTATATTTATCCGAAAGCGAAAGAGTTTGGCGTGGATATGA
This is a stretch of genomic DNA from Paenibacillus sp. sptzw28. It encodes these proteins:
- a CDS encoding chromate resistance protein ChrB domain-containing protein; this encodes MKWVTWENVGVDRMACAWLIRKCIDSDAEFLFIPVGHKPLPEGAEPFDIPGVRLTHRRGHCTFHTMLKEFEIKDPVLERIARIVDEADTVQEAFLEPVAPGLDFICDGIRMTSPDDLTALDRGGLIFEALYSRISSEKEQ
- a CDS encoding helix-turn-helix transcriptional regulator, whose product is MGRCLIRNNIRALRFNHDEMTQQQLADKAGVTRQTIVAIEKGNYSPSLELAFRIARVFNLPLEEVFSFEDS
- a CDS encoding helix-turn-helix transcriptional regulator, with the translated sequence MTSSPNIAEVASLIADPSRLAILVSLLGGKALPASELARTARITPQTASSHLAKMVKGGLLIHESYGRHKYFRLANSDVGHALEALQTIAPPRPVRSLRESEQVKALRIARTCYDHLAGKLGCALTDRLLELRCIEKSGNKDFILSAEGKKRLQELGVEIEGSPTRRRYFARQCLDWSERRHHLAGSLGSALTSRLFKLGWIEYLPDGRAVRVTDTGIKGLFDEFGLLLEI
- a CDS encoding DMT family transporter encodes the protein MNPVFYGILVLLTTSLMGSSFAVGKMGLAYISPFLLAGLRFTTAGILMALWVRKNRFPASMHDWSKVVLVGLFQTAGVMGCIFLSLRTITAGESSILTFVNPLLVVILGTWFLGTRYQLSQWIGVFIGFLGVVITLGFHLQMKTGTLLGLGSALSWSIATILVKRWGSQFDIWVLTAYQMLFGGLLLLFMSVTMESPTLIINAESIWIVLYLAIMGSIVQFAAWYYLLKQGDPGKTSAFLFLAPFFGVLSGWAILGEVVQWYVYIGGFFICIGLFLVNWTSADKKLSQR
- a CDS encoding uracil-DNA glycosylase, whose amino-acid sequence is MDAFKPLTLPEESPPPHAIECQRCELSKQRQRVIWGEGNPDAPVFILLDNPGAREDREGHPFVCGTRETLQHGLLEVGIAIKSVYVSYLLKCRPVRTYDKPLAREQCFPHLQLQLGQKKPHLLLGLGNTVAQSLFSSNAADVKGLRGRWHSIQGIPAAFSYHPLAVRRRPAFLKFFIEDLRLVSEKIQTFT
- the greA gene encoding transcription elongation factor GreA; protein product: MSKEEIILTREGFAKLELELEDLKTVKRKELASRLKTAISYGDLKENSEYHSAKNDQSFMETRILTLTRMLKNAQVVDSVDLTKVQIGSIVVLNDIEFQEKIEYRIVGPAEADVLEDKISYESPLGKALLDKAVGDIIRVDAPMGVIKYELLEIRAV
- a CDS encoding ATP-binding protein; its protein translation is MRNFVKNEGLQMFIIALATAIGAEFKLNPFTGDFFRIGLGVSIYLFFLLFMRHLSYIKTGIITGIVSVAFQSGEWMLQTGSYSVFAAVQNNLAAGFYYVVFAIALSRIRRRMNVYHPLLLGAIVSAIDFASNVTELLVRGVLVGTNALSPHELVQLITIAVVRSYFVIGVCSSISISQMRLLHAEQEKRMEQMLNVGAGLYGETFYLRKSMDTIESITANSFDLYRKLKEDSLNDYGGQALVIAQQIHEVKKDSQRILAGLLKLYDSEVIVDMNLPEILNFVVKGNQEYSRMLNKKIVFEKEAEANFLTPHFIPLLTVLNNLVSNAVEAIQKYGTIKIHVFEQNNEILFVVSDSGKGIPEQDRDLIFEPGFTTKFNEEGIAATGIGLSHVRDIVHSLNGEIFVEPHGIARGTRFTVRIPFTGLQKGGESDVAFFHNRG
- a CDS encoding response regulator; translated protein: MSLSFIIVDDDPVSRRMLQNIIENCGLGEVAEMAEGGSEGVRVILEKNPDIVLIDLLMPDQDGIETITQLKHQGYNGKFIMISQIENKEMVGQAYQKGIEFFIHKPINRLEVEAVLAKVNERRKYERHILEIKQSLAKFDILEATLGRTERAPRDCIKPILLDLGIIGEIGSKDIIAIMEYLIGHGGARDFPPLKELYEAVARTYKQGKSDIDKESKAVEQRIRRTVMAALINLASLGLTDYCNPKFEYYAPLYFDFQDVRLKMKAMDEELKPEKGKVNIKKFLHVFYMEVLEKMKG
- a CDS encoding ClC family H(+)/Cl(-) exchange transporter translates to MNDTEIEYSRRIRTFYQQGGIYINRNNTVNTLSSWINFKYKLIVQGMIIGLSTGLVVALYRFILAYSLNTVQSAYRWQLKHPAFIPVWFVVLAVGGWITGLIVKRHPIISGSGIPQVKGVLHSLIDMTWWKTIIGKCIGGAICIGAGLSLGREGPSIQIGAALGQGFSRIFKKVKTEENFMITCEASAGLSAAFNAPIAGVIFALEEMHANFSPLVMISALASSLAAGFISNVFFGLGPLFHFGDIASVPLYNYAFIIVLGALTGALGIVFNRALFMTQDLYQYQRWVPAAMRPVVPFLLAGVLGFTLPEVLGGGNELVDTLFAGSFTLTFLGILLLVKFMFTMISYGSSAPGGIFLPMLVAGALIGAIYFKLIHDVLGYRHVDMGAFILLAMAGYFTAVVKAPITGIILITEMTGSFSNLLPAGVVCFTAYIVVELFHSKPIYEELLERLLLKRGATIVSQRGVKMLLEFPVHMASELEGKRIKDFRWPAHCLIVGIKRADTELIPTGETFLRSGDYLVILTNEEAAANVRSTLTNITYHTTKTTFQ
- a CDS encoding transporter substrate-binding domain-containing protein, encoding MKKLGLILLAAVIALTLSACGNKGTAETSSAGTAQAGDAKKELVTYTFGTDATYPPFEFEKDGKYIGIDIDLINAIGAEEGFQVDLKPMDFKAIIPAITAGQLDGAVAGISITDERKQVVGLSDPYYKAGLSLVVRSDNTTIKGPEDLKGKMIAIKKGTSGAKKAEELAKQYGAQIRYFDDSPTMFQEVVNKNADVTLEDYPVISYKIAVDPNANLKIVGDRLNGDYYGIAVGKDNEELLKKINDGLKKLKENGKYDEIVEKYVGKAAQ